Within the Thermosynechococcus sichuanensis E542 genome, the region GTCAAAGCCATCTCCCGCGCCATCCGTCGTGCCCGTGTCGGTCTGAAAAACCCCAACCGTCCTATTGCTAGCTTTATCTTCTCTGGGCCAACCGGTGTGGGTAAAACTGAGCTAACAAAAGCCCTAGCCGCCTACTTCTTTGGCTCTGAAGAGGCGATGATCCGCTTGGATATGTCTGAGTACATGGAGCGGCATACTGTCTCCAAGCTCATTGGTTCGCCTCCCGGCTATGTCGGCTACAACGAGGGTGGTCAGCTCACCGAGGCCGTGCGGCGGCGTCCCTACACGGTGGTGCTCTTTGACGAAATTGAGAAAGCCCACCCCGATGTCTTTAACCTGCTGCTGCAAATCCTTGAGGATGGTCGTCTTACCGACTCTAAGGGGCGTACCGTTGACTTCAAGAACACCCTCTTGATTATGACCTCCAACATTGGCTCGAAGGTGATTGAGAAGGGCGCTGGTGGCCTTGGTTTTGAGTTTGGCACGGAGGATGCTGCCGAATCGCAATATAACCGCATTCGCTCCCTAGTGAATGAGGAACTGAAGCAATACTTCCGCCCCGAATTCCTCAACCGTCTTGATGAGATCATTGTCTTCCGTCAATTGACGAAGGACGAGGTCAAGCAAATTGCCGATATTCTCCTCAAGGAAGTGTTCTCGCGCCTGACGGAAAAAGGCATTACCTTGGAGGTGACTGAACGCTTCAAGGAACGGCTTATTGATGAGGGCTACAACCCCAGCTATGGGGCACGGCCACTGCGGCGGGCAATTATGCGCCTCTTGGAGGACACCTTGGCTGAGGAAATGCTCTCTGGTCGCATTCGTGAAGGGGATACTGCCCTCATTGATGTGGATGAATCGGGTCAAGTGAAGATCCAAGCTCAACCTCGGCGTGAGCTATTGCCCCAAGCGGTTGAGTAGGGTATTTCCTTCCTATGCCAGACACACCGCAAGAGGTTTATGGGAACTCTCTCAGCTCCCGAGCGCTTGATCACGACTGGCGCACCATTTATCCCTTGGGTGCTTACCAAATCCACGGTCTGGCATGGGTCGATCCCCAAGCCCTGTGGCTACGGCAATTGCCCCGTTTACCCTTTTGCCAAGCGACCCTTGGCGCCAGTTTTTTGGCCTTGGATCGGGTGCGGGGCTTCATTTTGCTCATCAATGGCGAAAACGACCACAGTGAGATCCTCAATCCCTACGATCTAGAACCCTTTCTCGACGCTTATGGCCTCTGTCTCCATCGCGAAACCCTCTGGTTTTGCCGGGACACATGGCTCTATCGCTGTCATCTTCCTGACTGGCAGGTAGAAAAGGTGCTGGAGTGCCGCTATCCCATTTACGGTGTGGCGGTGGACGACACAGGCATCTATGTCGCCTGTCAAAAATCGGGTTACATCCACTGTTTCGATGAAACAGGTCGAGAGCAGTATCGCCTCAGTGCCCCCGGCATTGGCTGTGAAAATTTAGCCCTTAAGGATGGCTATCTGTGGGTGAGCGATCGCCTCGAGCAATCCATCTATTGTCTTGATCGCCAGAGTGGCCGTATTGAATGGGTGGCCTTGACTCCCTTTGCCCAGCCAACGGCGTTTACCTTTGATGCGGCGGGGCGATTGTGGGTGGCCTATGGCGGTGAAGAACCCTACCTGCGGGATAACCCCAACAACCGCGAAGCCCCCCTCGCAATTGATCATCGCGATATTTGTCTGATTCACCCCCTGCTCTACCAGACTCACCGAGAGCAGCATTACACAGTCTCCAATGGTTATCTGATTGAGATGGCCTACGTGGAGGAAATGGCTCCCCTCGATGCGCTGCACCTTGATAACCTCGAGTGGCGGATTGCTCTACCCGCCAATTCCCTGCGCCAAAAATTGCTGCGGGTCGAACCCGTCGGTACCCCCTTTCGCTTGGAAACTGTGGGCGATCAACAGGTGGCGGTGTTTGATTTCCCTGAAGTGCGTCCCTACGAAGCCCGCCTTTTTGGTTGGCGTGCTTGGCTAGAAGTGAGAGGTATCAAGTACCATCTCAGCTTTGAGGATATTGATGAGGCGTTACCCCTGCCGCCGGAATTTGCTGCGCAGTATCTGGTGGATAACGATGAGTTGGCGATGGATCACCCCATTGTCCAAGAGGCGGCACGGGAAGCGGTGGGCACAGAGACCAATATCCTGCGCAAGATGCTCAAGATTCGTAACTATGTGTACGATCGCCTGAGCTATGCGATGCGACCTACGATTGAAACCCCTGATATTGTCTTGAAGCGGGGAACGGGATCCTGTGGTGAGTACGTGGGGGTGCTCTTGGCCTTGGCGCGATTGAATGGCATTGCCTGCCGCACGGTGGGTCGCTACAAATGTCCCCCCCATCCCCAAAAGCGGGGCATTCCCCTCCAGCCCACCTATAACCACGTTTGGTTAGAGTTTTATGTGCCGGGGGTGGGTTGGTTGCCCATGGAGTCCAATCCCGATGATGTCGTAGAGCGTGGCCCCTATCCCACACGGTTTTTTATGGCACTGCCTTGGTACCACGTGGAAGTGGGTAAAGGGATTCGCTTTGAGACCACCAATTATCGCGATCGCGGGCTACGCCTTGGGGATTTAGCCCTCAACCATGTGCGTTTCACAATTCACGGCGAGTTACCCCCAATTTCCTAAACGGTTCTAAGGCAAAAGCAATTGCAGTATTCCCAAAGGAGCTGGTTGCCAATCACCGCGCCAGTCCAAAAGTTGCACTAACACCAAGTAGCCAATTCCCAATAACAGGGAAATTGCACCGGTGACGATCGCCACCCATTTGCCCGATGACCGTTGAGACACCCTTAGCCTCCTATTCATTCTTGAGTCGCAACACTGCCATAAAGGCCTCTTGGGGTACATCCACCCGCCCGATTGCCTTCATCCGTTTTTTACCCGCTTTTTGTTTTTCCAAAAGCTTGCGTTTACGGGTCACGTCACCGCCGTAGCACTTGGCCAAGACATCCTTGCGCAGGGCAGGAATACTCTCACTGGCAATCACCCGTGAACCAATGGCCGCTTGAATGGGAATCTTGAACTGGTGGCGCGGGATCAAATCCTTGAGTTTGCTG harbors:
- a CDS encoding transglutaminase domain-containing protein; this translates as MPDTPQEVYGNSLSSRALDHDWRTIYPLGAYQIHGLAWVDPQALWLRQLPRLPFCQATLGASFLALDRVRGFILLINGENDHSEILNPYDLEPFLDAYGLCLHRETLWFCRDTWLYRCHLPDWQVEKVLECRYPIYGVAVDDTGIYVACQKSGYIHCFDETGREQYRLSAPGIGCENLALKDGYLWVSDRLEQSIYCLDRQSGRIEWVALTPFAQPTAFTFDAAGRLWVAYGGEEPYLRDNPNNREAPLAIDHRDICLIHPLLYQTHREQHYTVSNGYLIEMAYVEEMAPLDALHLDNLEWRIALPANSLRQKLLRVEPVGTPFRLETVGDQQVAVFDFPEVRPYEARLFGWRAWLEVRGIKYHLSFEDIDEALPLPPEFAAQYLVDNDELAMDHPIVQEAAREAVGTETNILRKMLKIRNYVYDRLSYAMRPTIETPDIVLKRGTGSCGEYVGVLLALARLNGIACRTVGRYKCPPHPQKRGIPLQPTYNHVWLEFYVPGVGWLPMESNPDDVVERGPYPTRFFMALPWYHVEVGKGIRFETTNYRDRGLRLGDLALNHVRFTIHGELPPIS